In one Bactrocera tryoni isolate S06 chromosome 5, CSIRO_BtryS06_freeze2, whole genome shotgun sequence genomic region, the following are encoded:
- the LOC120776767 gene encoding protein PRRC1-like, translated as MLQILLSTLLCLLFTTHDTVVASYIDAPHVFNEAPNVAAFATPIPCDSPPLQAYGAAAFAKPLVFASYPVGYAQVPQYNYAAPAPSFVKYAAQPRVKVTAGLPVTTTYTTAVGFAAPQVPNIGAPLAFPTAPAPATFAAPTAAYGAAVAFAAPPPFLGPASYAAPTVFSAGSPFKKFSAPLPVAGYSYAQGIPNAAW; from the exons ATGCTTCAAATA CTACTGTCAACTTTGCTGTGCCTCCTGTTTACCACTCATGACACTGTCGTGGCAAGTTATATAGACGCACCACACGTTTTCAACGAAGCACCAAATGTTGCTGCCTTTGCCACGCCCATACCATGTGACTCACCGCCTTTGCAGGCTTATGGGGCTGCTGCCTTCGCTAAGCCACTCGTTTTCGCTTCTTACCCTGTTGGTTATGCGCAAGTGCCACAGTACAACTATGCAGCGCCTGCACCTTCGTTTGTGAAATATGCCGCTCAGCCACGCGTAAAAGTCACCGCCGGCTTGCCTGTAACCACTACATATACAACAGCTGTTGGTTTCGCAGCACCGCAAGTGCCAAATATCGGTGCACCACTGGCATTTCCAACTGCGCCCGCACCAGCCACATTTGCGGCGCCAACTGCAGCTTATGGCGCTGCGGTAGCTTTTGCTGCTCCGCCACCCTTCTTAGGTCCAGCGAGTTATGCCGCGCCCACAGTGTTTTCCGCAGGTTCCCcatttaagaaatttagtgCCCCTCTGCCTGTCGCAGGATACTCATACGCCCAGGGTATACCGAACGCGGCGTGGTAG